The window AGGGAGGGGTCCCCGGTGGCGGTGACTCAGCCGGTGCGTGTCGGTGCCACACACACCTCCAATGACCCCGGCCCACGACCAGATGGCCGCGGCTGGTGTGTGCCTGCACCCACAGCAGTGCCAAGAGCTGAGGCAGCGCCGGCACCAGCGCCAGTGCTTCCCACCGGCAGCGCCGCACGACCAGCTGGTGCCTCCGTGCTGGCCAGGGCAGGGGGACGTGGGGGGGATCTGTGCCATGGGACCAAAATATCCCCTCTGAGAAGCAGCCGGAcgtggtgctgggctggggcacCCCAAGTCTATGGGTGGCCGGAGAGCGGGGCTGGGATCCCTGACTTGGGGAGAAGCCAGACCCTGCGTGGGGAGATTGCACAGGGGCAGCACCCAGAGGCAGAGGGTGATGGCTGGGTGATGGCAGCTCAGCACCCACCCCAGGGTGCTGATCTGGCTTTGCACAAGCTGCTCCTTCTTGGCACCTCGGGGTGGGACAGGGACAtgcgttcagctctgggtcCCCCGACACGAGAGGGttgtggacctgctcaagcagtTCCAaaggaggccatgaagatgctgcgagggctggagcagctctgctctggagccaggctgagagagctgggctggggcagcctggagaagagaaggctcctgaagaaGCTGctccttagagcagctccagtgcctaaaggggctccaggaaacctggagaggggctttggacaagggcctggagggacaggacaaggggaatggctttaacctgccagaggggagatatTGAGATGAGATTGaggaactggataagcttttaaggtcccttctaatccaaaccattctatggaAGGGCTATGCCCTGCAGCCCCCTGTATCCTCGGTGTGTGGGGCTTTCTGTAGCCCCAAGTCATGTGGGAAGTGCTGCTGGGTCAGTTCGGCAGCAGTCACAGGATGTGGCTGGCACGGGCAGGGGGTGAGCTCAGCTGCCAGGGCATTGGGGGCTCATCTCACCTCCACCCCCCCGCAGGTACCTCCGCACGCTGTACCTGGGGCTGCAGAGCCGGTGGCAGGCCGAGCACCGCCGCCGGCACTTCTACTGGCGGATGATGTTCGAGAGCGCGGACATCAGCATGCTGCGGCTGCTGGAGACCTTCCTGAAGAGCGCGCCCCAGCTcgtgctgcagctcagcatcaTGGTGCAGCAGAACAGCATCGAGCCGCTGCAGGGTAAGGGACACAGTCCCCGTGGTGGGGGACGGGGTGGCTGGAGGGGGGCACCGGGACTGCTGCAGGCTCTCATTGTCCTTCCCCACACAGGGTTCTCGGCCTCAGCCTCGCTGGTCTCCCTGGCGTGGATGATCGCCTCCTACCAGAAGGTGCTGCGGGACTCACGGGAGGACAAGATGCCCATGTCCTACAAGGGGGCCGTGGTGCAGATCCTGTGGCACCTCTTCACAATCGCCGCCCGTGCCATCGCCTTCGCCCTCTTTGCCTCCGTGTTCCAGCTCTACTTCGGCATCTTCATTGTCACCCACTGGTGCATCATGACCTTCTGGATCATCCAGGGCGAGACGGACTTCTGCATGTCCAAGTGGGAGGAGATCATCTACAACATGGTGGTGGGCATCATCTACATCTTCTGCTGGTTCAATGTCAAGGAGGGCCGGAGCCGCTACCGAATGTGCATCTACTACATCATCACGCTGTCGGAGAACGCCGCCCTCACCATCCTCTGGTTCCTCTACTATGACCGCAAGACCACCTCCGACTTTGACGCCTTAATCCTCGTCTGCGTGGTCACCTCCAGCTTTGCCCTCGGCATCTTCTTCATGTTCATCTACTACTGCCTCTTGCACCCCAACGGCCCCATCTTCAGCTCCAGCACCGGAGGCTGCATTTTCCGGCAGGCTCCAGCCCCGGTGCCGGGGTCCCCCGTGGAAGCCGTCACCAGCCCCCCCCGCTCGCTGCCGCGGACTACAGGGGGGGAGCGGGACGGGGCGCCGGGGGAGCGGGACAGTTGTGTGCCCGTCTTCCAGGTGAGACCCTGCGCGCCGCCGGCGCCGGCCGCCCGCGCCCCGCGGACAGAGAGGCCCGTCATCCGCATTGACCTGCCCAGGAAGAAGTACCCGGCCTGGGACGCCCACTTCATCGACCGGCGCCTGCGGAAAACCATCCTGGCGCTGGAGTACGCGTCGCCCATCACCCCGCGCCTGCAGTACCGCACCCCCGGCATCccccaggaggtgctggagtACGAGACCACAGTGTAGGGCAGGGGGGTGCGGGGCCACGGCCGGGTCCTCCGGTGCCATCCCGACCACCCTGCGGCTTCGCAGCCGTTTGCCTTTCTGTTGGGTTTGTGGGCGCTGCCAAGCACCCCAcgggccggggccggggagGTCTCTTGGTGCTATCCCCCACCCTGCGCCACGCTCCCACAGCCGAGACCCCTGTTCCACCCCACGGCTCCCCCCGGGGCTCGTCCTTGCCAAATACCTCACCGGTGCCTGAGCCCGAGGCGGTGGGTGCTGCGGCCCCATGGTGCTCATCCGTGTCCATGGTGCAGGATGGGGACTGGGGGTACCCCGGGCTGGGGGCCGGCAGCTGCAAGGGGCTTGGGGCATGGTGGGGCACAGTGTGACCTGGGTGGGTAGCATATGGGGTCACGGGTGCCTGTGTGACAGCAAGGCCGTGGGGCTGGAGTGTGGCTGAACTGGGGTGTGCATGGGGCTTGTCACCcccagggagctggggcagggggcaGCCGGGGTCTGTCAGCCCCCCATGTCTCCTGCTTGCCCTAGAGGAGCCCCTTCACCTTCACCCTTCCTTCCCCCGGTTCAGGGTTGAGCCATGTCCCCAACCCCACTGGTCCAGCTGCCCTGTGGGGTGCAGATCCTGTCCTGGGGTCCCCTCATGGGATCCTGCTCCACCCGGCCCCCGTTATCCCTCCTGTCCCCACAGGAACCACTTCATCTCATCGGGTTTGTTTTCACCTGAATGGTGACATTTTGTGTGACATTTTCTACCTCCACCGCAGCCAGGGGGCAGGGTCTGGCTGGCACCACTGAGTGGGGGCACATGGGGCCACCGGCATTCCAGGGGCTCCCCAAAGCGGGATTCACCCCCAGATGTTCTCCCCTCCTGGGTTTGGCATCTCTATCCACCCAGGAGTGTTTCCATTCAACCCTCCATCAGCATcagccccctccagccccccagTATGAACCTGAGCTGGGATCCTGcctccccctgcctgcccctgcctgccccgGGAGTGGGGCTGTCCCGGGCTCCGGGTTTGAATGTGTCCCTGCTCCGGATCCGTTGGTGTGCGCCCACCCAAGGGGCTGTGCTGAATGTACCCCAGGCGTGTCCCAAGGGGGGTCATATGTGTGTATATCATGTGAGAacgtgtgcatgtgtgtgtgcatgcgtgtgcaggggctggcaggggtTTGCAGGGCAGGGACGCTGCCGGACCCCCATAGCCCTTCACCCGCACTCCCACGGCCCCTGTGCCTTCCCTGTGCCCCCCATGCCCCCCACAACAGCTATGAAGGATCCTGGCCGCTGGCTGCCACGTGCCACGGTGCCAAGCCCTGccatgggatgggatgaggcACGAGGCATGGCACCGGCCATGGGGAGGGCTGGTGTGTGGGATATGCGCCTGGGAATGGCTCTGGCTGCCACCCGCCGTGCTGGGGCGTGGGGTCCCCGGGGGCAGCGTGTTCCCCATCCCCGTCGGTGTCCCACCGACaccggggcgggcgggagcACGGTGTCGGTGTCATCACgttgtttttatttcccatttctctgtAGCTGGAAGgccggggcgggcagcgggctGGGCCGGCGCTGGGGTCACTGGTGCTAACTGGTGCTAACTGGAAGCCTCGGAATCCCTTTCGGAGGAGGGTGCAGCGCGTGGCTGGGGCCGGGCTCCCCGTGACCTGCACCCCTCCTTCACCACCGGTATCAGACGGACCCCGTGGTGGGTGCTGATGGTgccaggggcagagctgggcacgGGGCAGCTTTGTTGGGGGGGTCTCATTTCCTCAGGGAAGGTTGGGGGCAGCGGCCGGGGGAGCCGAGCTGGGGTCGGGGCTCATCCCTGCAGGggtcccctgcagcccctgtgcaTGGGAACTGAGTGCCAGCATAGGGGGTGTCCTCTgagctccccctgccccagtccctctccctgtccccccaagagcagagagaagccaCTGGTCAGGTCAGTCCGCACCCCGCATGCCCTGGGGTTTGCATGGGGAGCCAGGGGACAGAGGGACACTTTTCTATGCACTCAAGCCACGGTACCCTCAGCCCtgggctgctccaggcaggggTCTCAGCAGCAGTGAGCCCCAGGGCTCAGCCTGTGCCGCAGGGGAAGCCAAACCCAGCgccccagtgccagcagcagcactgggaccAGGGCAAGGGGGCACGACCTGGGGCCGAGCTGGGTGCTATGGGATGGGGCAGCTCTGGGGGTGCTCAAGCtcctgctggggatgggggtcCTGGTCCCTGGGGGTGTCCCTCTGGCCACCCTGGCTtcagggagcagggagaggttTGGGATGGGACCCTTGGTCAGGGTTTGCCCCCGGTCAGGGTCGTTGGATCCCGGTGGGAGCTGCCGGGGGGTCTCGGCCATATCCCTGTTCCCCCCCATGCCGGGACCTGGCGGCCACTGTCACGTACTGTAAATACTCTGTGTGCCACCTTCCTCTCTGGGACCCGGCGCGGGCAGGGGACGAGGGGGAGGCCGGGTCCGGACCGAGACTTTTTTGTATACCACAAactttttgtatatttttaattttgctgcaACATGAGATATTAAATTCATTTCAATAATCCCTGCCTGCGGGGTCCGGTCCTTGCCGGCAGCTCCGGCTCACTGCCCGGGCtctgcagaggggcaggatgcTGTGTCCCGGTGTGCCTGGGGACactgggcacagagcaggatGGCTGCGCTGGTGCTGTGAGCCCGGTGCCACTGGCTCTGGCTGGCAGCGAAGGGGTGCATGGGCAGGATGCTGGGCAGGAAGCCGCTGgacatggctgctgctggaccAACCTCCTCCCTGCCGGAGGCCCTGGGCAACCCCCAGACCCATGGCAGGCCTGGGGCCCATGGGTGGCTGTGGGGACGGGGTGGTGGAAGCAGTTGCACATGGTCCTCCTGGTGTCATTGCCTGTGCCATGCCTCCATTGGCAAGGCAGGAAAGGGGCGGTGAGGGCCGGGatcccccagctctgccccatgAGGATGGGGCTGAAGTGGAGCCatgaggcagcagagccagccccaAACCCGGGGAGGAGCCCTGTGGCAGTGaggggcaggggctgctctgcagccggatcccaccagcacccccagccccaaacccagccctggCACTTGCTCTCATCCCATACAGCCCACTTCagcctctgcttcttcccaaatCCCAGCCCAGTCCCAGCCCAAATCCCAGCCCAAATCCCAGCCCCAGTCACAGCCCCTGTTccatgcccagcaccagcccaaGCCCCTGCTCAagccccatcccagccaaaTTGAGCCCATTTCTGCCCAAGTATCAGCCCAGTCCCAACCCTAGTCCAAGTCCCAGTCCCAATCCCAAACCCAGCTGCAGTCCCAGTCCTAATCCCAGTCCTaatcccagcccagccccagcccagcccagccagtCCCAGCACCCCCCAGGAGGGGCAGGAACTCACATCCCGGCCATCCTGGTGGAGTTTCCGACACAGGAAAGCGCAGCGGCGCCGAGCGGGGCGGCCGTGCCGAGAGGCAGCGCCGCGGCCGCCATGGACTGCGAGGccaagaaggggaagaaggtgCGTGTGCCCGGGGCTGGTGTCCGGGGGGCTGGCGGGAGGGTGGGAGCAGGCGAGACACATGGGATGAGGGGCGCTGCACCCCTTCCGATAGGCTGGTGGGGTGAGGTGGGGTCCCCACTCGCTGTCCCCCCAACCACCCAAATGGGGTCAATGAGCAGAGGGGTGCCAGtgcaccctggggtgctggggctgggtgcCCGGTGCTGACGTGTCCCCGCaccccttctccctgccagGGCTTCGTGTCGCCCATCAAGCGGCTGGTTTTCCCCAAGGCAGCCCGGCGGCCTGCGCTCCGTAGCAGCGTCTACCGGCGGCCGCTGCACTCGGTGCCCCTCTACCCCCCCCGACTACCTGATCGACCCCCAGATCCTGCTGCACGACTACGTGGAGAAGGAGGTGAAggtaaagggggggggggggtccccagggATGCCTCTCGACCTCTGTCTGCTCAGGTGAGGGGACGTGGGGCCAACACACCGTGCAGAGAGCCACGACCCACAGTGGCCAGGAGGGTCCTGGTCCCCTTCCTGCCCAGACAAACACCCAGGCAAGGGGATGgtgtccctgcaccccagggagATGCATCCTGCCCCTGTGGACATGGGTGTTCCAGGGATGCTCTGGGCTATGTGGTGAGGAGGATGCATTCCCCAGCCCCACAAAGCTGCcctgggttttgtgtgtgtccTCCCCCCAGTTTTTAGGCCACTTGACATGGGTGACAGCCTCCCTGAACCCCTCCAGCCGGGatgaggtgctgcagctgctggacaCGGCCAGGGTAAGAGGGGTCCCCACTGCCTGGGTGtcccccagtgctgcccagagGGTGGGTGACAGGTGCCCCATGCCGCTGGCTGTCCCATGCCCATGGCACAcgctctgccccacagcagctgaaggagctgcCGCTGCAGACGACGCCGGAGCAGGACAGCATCCTCAGCCTCTCTGCCCGCTGCCTCCTGCTCACGTGGCGTGACAACGAGGAGCTGATCCTGCGCATCCCCACTCACGAGATCGCCGCCGCGTCCTACCTGCGGGATGATGCTCTGCACCTCCTCATCCTCAAAACCGGTGCGGGCATCCAGCCAGGGCCACCGGTCTGGCACAGCCGGACCCAAGCACCCGGTGTGCACAGGGCATGAGGGGCTGGAGcctggggggtgatggggaggtGCCAGGTCTGGCCAGTGCACAGAGACCCACCTTGTTCCCCTGTCTCAGTGGGGCTGAGCTCCAGCCTGCACAAGGAGCAGTT is drawn from Strigops habroptila isolate Jane chromosome 13, bStrHab1.2.pri, whole genome shotgun sequence and contains these coding sequences:
- the XKR7 gene encoding XK-related protein 7 encodes the protein MAAKSDGGGSPAVLLESPGGGGGGRREESAAPPARRYRLRDGCWVLCALLVCFADGASDLWLAAHYYVRGQRWWFGLTLLFVLLPSLVVQLLSFRWFVYDFAAGSSTKDSAGSTKDRARGPRGCCRLCVWMLQGLIHLLQLGQVWRYLRTLYLGLQSRWQAEHRRRHFYWRMMFESADISMLRLLETFLKSAPQLVLQLSIMVQQNSIEPLQGFSASASLVSLAWMIASYQKVLRDSREDKMPMSYKGAVVQILWHLFTIAARAIAFALFASVFQLYFGIFIVTHWCIMTFWIIQGETDFCMSKWEEIIYNMVVGIIYIFCWFNVKEGRSRYRMCIYYIITLSENAALTILWFLYYDRKTTSDFDALILVCVVTSSFALGIFFMFIYYCLLHPNGPIFSSSTGGCIFRQAPAPVPGSPVEAVTSPPRSLPRTTGGERDGAPGERDSCVPVFQVRPCAPPAPAARAPRTERPVIRIDLPRKKYPAWDAHFIDRRLRKTILALEYASPITPRLQYRTPGIPQEVLEYETTV